Proteins from a single region of Bos indicus x Bos taurus breed Angus x Brahman F1 hybrid chromosome 29, Bos_hybrid_MaternalHap_v2.0, whole genome shotgun sequence:
- the SCYL1 gene encoding N-terminal kinase-like protein isoform X3: MWFFARDPVRDFPFELSPEPPEGSPPGPWVLHRGRKKATGSPVSIFVYDVKPGAEEQTQVAKAAFKRLKTLRHPNILAYIDGLETDKCLHVVTEAVTPLGVYLKARAEAGGLKELELSWGLHQIVKALSFLVNDCSLIHNNVCMAAVFVDRAGEWKLGGLDYMYSAQGNGGGPPRKGIPELEQYDPPELADGSGRAVREKWSADMWRLGCLIWEVFNGPLPRAAALRNPGKIPKSLVPHYCELVGANPKVRPNPARFLQNCRAPGGFMNNRFVETNLFLEEIQIKEPAEKQKFFQELSKSLDSFPEDFCRHKVLPQLLTAFEFGSAGAVVLTPLFKVGKFLNAEEYQQKIIPVVVKMFSSTDRAMRIRLLQQMEQFIQYLDEPTVNTQIFPHVVHGFLDTNPAIREQTVKSMLLLAPKLNETNLNVELMKHFARLQAKDEQGPIRCNTTVCLGKIGSYLSASTRHRVLTSAFSRATKDPFAPSRVAGVLGFAATHNLYSMNDCAHKILPVLCGLTVDPEKSVRDQAFKAIRSFLSKLESVSEDPTQLAEVEKDVHAASSPGMGGAAASWAGWAVTGVSSLTSKLIRAHPTAALAETNVPQRPAPEGLPAPAPTPVPATPTTSGPWETQEESKDTEEDSSAADRWDDEDWGSLEQEAESVLAQRDDWSTGNQASRAGQASNPGHRSQESDWSSWEAEGSWEQDWQEPSPPAPPPEGTRLASEYNWGGPEPSDKGDPFAALSVHREAGAQSRRDSWGDDNWEGLETESRQAKAELARKKREERRREMEAKRAEKKAAKGPMKLGTRKLD, from the exons ATGTGGTTCTTTGCCCGGGACCCGGTCCGGGATTTCCCGTTCGAGCTCAGCCCGGAACCCCCCGAGGGCAGCCCGCCGGGACCCTGGGTCCTGCACCGCGGCCGCAAGAAG gccaCAGGGAGCCCGGTGTCCATCTTCGTGTATGACGTGAAGCCCGGTGCCGAAGAGCAGACCCAGGTGGCCAAAGCTGCCTTCAAGCGCCTCAAAACTCTCCGGCACCCCAATATCCTTGCCTACATCGATGGGCTGGAG ACAGACAAATGCCTCCACGTAGTGACAGAGGCTGTGACCCCGCTGGGAGTATACCTCAAGGCGCGAGCGGAGGCCGGTGGCCTGAAGGAGCTGGAGCTCTCCTGGGGGCTACACCAGATTGTG AAAGCCCTCAGCTTCCTGGTCAACGACTGCAGCCTCATCCACAACAATGTCTGCATGGCCGCTGTGTTCGTGGACCGTGCTGGCGAGTGGAAGCTTGGGGGCCTGGACTACATGTATTCAGCCCAGGGCAATGGTGGGGGACCTCCCCGCAAGGGGATCCCTGAGCTTGAGCAGTATGATCCCCCGGAGTTGGCTGATGGTAGCGGCAGAGCGGTCAGAGAGAAATG GTCAGCTGACATGTGGCGTTTGGGCTGCCTCATCTGGGAAGTCTTCAATGGGCCCCTACCTCGAGCGGCAGCCCTGCGAAACCCTGGGAAG ATCCCCAAATCACTGGTGCCCCATTACTGCGAACTGGTCGGAGCCAACCCCAAGGTGCGTCCCAACCCAGCCCGCTTCCTGCAGAACTGCCGGGCGCCTGGTGGCTTCATGAACAACCGCTTCGTGGAGACCAACCTCTTCCTGGAAGAGATTCAG ATTAAAGAGCCAGCTGAGAAGCAAAAGTTCTTCCAAGAGCTGAGCAAAAGCCTGGACTCGTTCCCTGAGGATTTCTGCCGGCACAAGGTGCTGCCCCAGCTGCTGACTGCCTTCGAGTTTGGCAGTGCGGGGGCCGTGGTCCTCACACCCCTATTCAAG GTGGGTAAGTTCCTCAACGCCGAGGAGTATCAGCAGAAGATCATCCCTGTCGTGGTCAAAATGTTCTCCTCGACTGACCGGGCCATGCGCATTCGCCTCCTGCAGCAG ATGGAGCAGTTCATCCAGTACCTTGATGAGCCAACAGTCAACACCCAGATCTTTCCCCACGTTGTGCACGGTTTCCTGGACACCAACCCTGCCATCCGGGAGCAGACAGTCAAG TCCATGCTGCTTCTGGCCCCAAAGCTGAATGAGACCAACCTCAATGTGGAGCTGATGAAGCACTTCGCGCGGCTGCAGGCCAAGGACGAGCAGGGCCCCATCCGTTGCAACACCACCGTGTGCCTGGGCAAGATCGGCTCCTACCTCAGTGCCAGT ACCAGACACAGGGTCCTCACCTCCGCCTTTAGCCGGGCCACAAAGGACCCATTTGCACCATCCCGGGTCGCGGGCGTTTTGGGTTTTGCCGCTACCCACAACCTCTACTCGATGAACGACTGCGCCCACAAGATCCTGCCTGTGCTCTGTGGCCTCACTGTGGATCCTGAGAAATCCGTGCGAGACCAG GCCTTCAAGGCCATTCGAAGCTTCCTGTCCAAACTGGAGTCTGTGTCAGAGGACCCCACACAGCTGGCCGAAGTGG AGAAGGATGTCCACGCAGCCTCCAGCCCCGGGATGGGAGGAGCCGCAGCCAGCTGGGCAGGCTGGGCCGTGACGGGGGTCTCCTCGCTCACATCTAAGCTGATCCGGGCACATCCCACGGCTGCCCTGGCCGAGACCAACGTCCCCCAGAGACCTGCGCCTGAGG GACTTCCTGCTCCAGCCCCTACCCCTGTGCCTGCCACGCCTACGACCTCAGGCCCCTGGGAGACCCAGGAGGAGAGCAAGGACACGGAAGAGGACAGCAGTGCTGCTGACAGATGGGATGATGAGGACTGGGGAAGCCTGGAG CAGGAGGCCGAATCTGTGTTGGCTCAGCGGGATGACTGGAGTACTGGGAACCAAGCCAGCCGGGCTGGGCAG GCCAGCAACCCTGGCCACAGATCCCAGGAGTCAGACTGGAGCAGTTGGGAAGCTGAGGGCTCGTGGGAGCAAGACTGGCAGGAGCCAAGCCCCCCGGCGCCACCCCCTGAGGGCACACGGCTGGCCAGCGAGTATAACTGGGGTGGACCGGAGCCTAGTGACAAAGGCGACCCTTTTGCTGCCCTGTCAGTGCATCGGGAGGCTGGGGCGCAG TCGAGGCGAGACTCATGGGGTGATGACAACTGGGAAGGCCTGGAGACCGAGAGCA GACAGGCGAAGGCGGAGCTAGCCCGGAAGAAGCGCGAGGAGCGAAGGAGGGAGATGGAGGCAAAACGCGCTGAGAAAAAGGCAGCCAAGGGTCCCATGAAGCTGGGAACCCGGAAGCTGGACTGA
- the SCYL1 gene encoding N-terminal kinase-like protein isoform X2 translates to MWFFARDPVRDFPFELSPEPPEGSPPGPWVLHRGRKKATGSPVSIFVYDVKPGAEEQTQVAKAAFKRLKTLRHPNILAYIDGLETDKCLHVVTEAVTPLGVYLKARAEAGGLKELELSWGLHQIVKALSFLVNDCSLIHNNVCMAAVFVDRAGEWKLGGLDYMYSAQGNGGGPPRKGIPELEQYDPPELADGSGRAVREKWSADMWRLGCLIWEVFNGPLPRAAALRNPGKIPKSLVPHYCELVGANPKVRPNPARFLQNCRAPGGFMNNRFVETNLFLEEIQIKEPAEKQKFFQELSKSLDSFPEDFCRHKVLPQLLTAFEFGSAGAVVLTPLFKVGKFLNAEEYQQKIIPVVVKMFSSTDRAMRIRLLQQMEQFIQYLDEPTVNTQIFPHVVHGFLDTNPAIREQTVKSMLLLAPKLNETNLNVELMKHFARLQAKDEQGPIRCNTTVCLGKIGSYLSASTRHRVLTSAFSRATKDPFAPSRVAGVLGFAATHNLYSMNDCAHKILPVLCGLTVDPEKSVRDQAFKAIRSFLSKLESVSEDPTQLAEVEKDVHAASSPGMGGAAASWAGWAVTGVSSLTSKLIRAHPTAALAETNVPQRPAPEGLPAPAPTPVPATPTTSGPWETQEESKDTEEDSSAADRWDDEDWGSLEEAESVLAQRDDWSTGNQASRAGQVSWAGQSVCTGERGAPAPPSPSLALSPLPLLQASNPGHRSQESDWSSWEAEGSWEQDWQEPSPPAPPPEGTRLASEYNWGGPEPSDKGDPFAALSVHREAGAQSRRDSWGDDNWEGLETESRQAKAELARKKREERRREMEAKRAEKKAAKGPMKLGTRKLD, encoded by the exons ATGTGGTTCTTTGCCCGGGACCCGGTCCGGGATTTCCCGTTCGAGCTCAGCCCGGAACCCCCCGAGGGCAGCCCGCCGGGACCCTGGGTCCTGCACCGCGGCCGCAAGAAG gccaCAGGGAGCCCGGTGTCCATCTTCGTGTATGACGTGAAGCCCGGTGCCGAAGAGCAGACCCAGGTGGCCAAAGCTGCCTTCAAGCGCCTCAAAACTCTCCGGCACCCCAATATCCTTGCCTACATCGATGGGCTGGAG ACAGACAAATGCCTCCACGTAGTGACAGAGGCTGTGACCCCGCTGGGAGTATACCTCAAGGCGCGAGCGGAGGCCGGTGGCCTGAAGGAGCTGGAGCTCTCCTGGGGGCTACACCAGATTGTG AAAGCCCTCAGCTTCCTGGTCAACGACTGCAGCCTCATCCACAACAATGTCTGCATGGCCGCTGTGTTCGTGGACCGTGCTGGCGAGTGGAAGCTTGGGGGCCTGGACTACATGTATTCAGCCCAGGGCAATGGTGGGGGACCTCCCCGCAAGGGGATCCCTGAGCTTGAGCAGTATGATCCCCCGGAGTTGGCTGATGGTAGCGGCAGAGCGGTCAGAGAGAAATG GTCAGCTGACATGTGGCGTTTGGGCTGCCTCATCTGGGAAGTCTTCAATGGGCCCCTACCTCGAGCGGCAGCCCTGCGAAACCCTGGGAAG ATCCCCAAATCACTGGTGCCCCATTACTGCGAACTGGTCGGAGCCAACCCCAAGGTGCGTCCCAACCCAGCCCGCTTCCTGCAGAACTGCCGGGCGCCTGGTGGCTTCATGAACAACCGCTTCGTGGAGACCAACCTCTTCCTGGAAGAGATTCAG ATTAAAGAGCCAGCTGAGAAGCAAAAGTTCTTCCAAGAGCTGAGCAAAAGCCTGGACTCGTTCCCTGAGGATTTCTGCCGGCACAAGGTGCTGCCCCAGCTGCTGACTGCCTTCGAGTTTGGCAGTGCGGGGGCCGTGGTCCTCACACCCCTATTCAAG GTGGGTAAGTTCCTCAACGCCGAGGAGTATCAGCAGAAGATCATCCCTGTCGTGGTCAAAATGTTCTCCTCGACTGACCGGGCCATGCGCATTCGCCTCCTGCAGCAG ATGGAGCAGTTCATCCAGTACCTTGATGAGCCAACAGTCAACACCCAGATCTTTCCCCACGTTGTGCACGGTTTCCTGGACACCAACCCTGCCATCCGGGAGCAGACAGTCAAG TCCATGCTGCTTCTGGCCCCAAAGCTGAATGAGACCAACCTCAATGTGGAGCTGATGAAGCACTTCGCGCGGCTGCAGGCCAAGGACGAGCAGGGCCCCATCCGTTGCAACACCACCGTGTGCCTGGGCAAGATCGGCTCCTACCTCAGTGCCAGT ACCAGACACAGGGTCCTCACCTCCGCCTTTAGCCGGGCCACAAAGGACCCATTTGCACCATCCCGGGTCGCGGGCGTTTTGGGTTTTGCCGCTACCCACAACCTCTACTCGATGAACGACTGCGCCCACAAGATCCTGCCTGTGCTCTGTGGCCTCACTGTGGATCCTGAGAAATCCGTGCGAGACCAG GCCTTCAAGGCCATTCGAAGCTTCCTGTCCAAACTGGAGTCTGTGTCAGAGGACCCCACACAGCTGGCCGAAGTGG AGAAGGATGTCCACGCAGCCTCCAGCCCCGGGATGGGAGGAGCCGCAGCCAGCTGGGCAGGCTGGGCCGTGACGGGGGTCTCCTCGCTCACATCTAAGCTGATCCGGGCACATCCCACGGCTGCCCTGGCCGAGACCAACGTCCCCCAGAGACCTGCGCCTGAGG GACTTCCTGCTCCAGCCCCTACCCCTGTGCCTGCCACGCCTACGACCTCAGGCCCCTGGGAGACCCAGGAGGAGAGCAAGGACACGGAAGAGGACAGCAGTGCTGCTGACAGATGGGATGATGAGGACTGGGGAAGCCTGGAG GAGGCCGAATCTGTGTTGGCTCAGCGGGATGACTGGAGTACTGGGAACCAAGCCAGCCGGGCTGGGCAGGTGAGCTGGGCGGGACAGAGCGTGTGTACGGGGGAGCGGGGTgcccctgctcctccctccccttctctagCACTGTCTCCGCTGCCTCTTCTACAGGCCAGCAACCCTGGCCACAGATCCCAGGAGTCAGACTGGAGCAGTTGGGAAGCTGAGGGCTCGTGGGAGCAAGACTGGCAGGAGCCAAGCCCCCCGGCGCCACCCCCTGAGGGCACACGGCTGGCCAGCGAGTATAACTGGGGTGGACCGGAGCCTAGTGACAAAGGCGACCCTTTTGCTGCCCTGTCAGTGCATCGGGAGGCTGGGGCGCAG TCGAGGCGAGACTCATGGGGTGATGACAACTGGGAAGGCCTGGAGACCGAGAGCA GACAGGCGAAGGCGGAGCTAGCCCGGAAGAAGCGCGAGGAGCGAAGGAGGGAGATGGAGGCAAAACGCGCTGAGAAAAAGGCAGCCAAGGGTCCCATGAAGCTGGGAACCCGGAAGCTGGACTGA
- the SCYL1 gene encoding N-terminal kinase-like protein isoform X1, whose protein sequence is MWFFARDPVRDFPFELSPEPPEGSPPGPWVLHRGRKKATGSPVSIFVYDVKPGAEEQTQVAKAAFKRLKTLRHPNILAYIDGLETDKCLHVVTEAVTPLGVYLKARAEAGGLKELELSWGLHQIVKALSFLVNDCSLIHNNVCMAAVFVDRAGEWKLGGLDYMYSAQGNGGGPPRKGIPELEQYDPPELADGSGRAVREKWSADMWRLGCLIWEVFNGPLPRAAALRNPGKIPKSLVPHYCELVGANPKVRPNPARFLQNCRAPGGFMNNRFVETNLFLEEIQIKEPAEKQKFFQELSKSLDSFPEDFCRHKVLPQLLTAFEFGSAGAVVLTPLFKVGKFLNAEEYQQKIIPVVVKMFSSTDRAMRIRLLQQMEQFIQYLDEPTVNTQIFPHVVHGFLDTNPAIREQTVKSMLLLAPKLNETNLNVELMKHFARLQAKDEQGPIRCNTTVCLGKIGSYLSASTRHRVLTSAFSRATKDPFAPSRVAGVLGFAATHNLYSMNDCAHKILPVLCGLTVDPEKSVRDQAFKAIRSFLSKLESVSEDPTQLAEVEKDVHAASSPGMGGAAASWAGWAVTGVSSLTSKLIRAHPTAALAETNVPQRPAPEGLPAPAPTPVPATPTTSGPWETQEESKDTEEDSSAADRWDDEDWGSLEQEAESVLAQRDDWSTGNQASRAGQVSWAGQSVCTGERGAPAPPSPSLALSPLPLLQASNPGHRSQESDWSSWEAEGSWEQDWQEPSPPAPPPEGTRLASEYNWGGPEPSDKGDPFAALSVHREAGAQSRRDSWGDDNWEGLETESRQAKAELARKKREERRREMEAKRAEKKAAKGPMKLGTRKLD, encoded by the exons ATGTGGTTCTTTGCCCGGGACCCGGTCCGGGATTTCCCGTTCGAGCTCAGCCCGGAACCCCCCGAGGGCAGCCCGCCGGGACCCTGGGTCCTGCACCGCGGCCGCAAGAAG gccaCAGGGAGCCCGGTGTCCATCTTCGTGTATGACGTGAAGCCCGGTGCCGAAGAGCAGACCCAGGTGGCCAAAGCTGCCTTCAAGCGCCTCAAAACTCTCCGGCACCCCAATATCCTTGCCTACATCGATGGGCTGGAG ACAGACAAATGCCTCCACGTAGTGACAGAGGCTGTGACCCCGCTGGGAGTATACCTCAAGGCGCGAGCGGAGGCCGGTGGCCTGAAGGAGCTGGAGCTCTCCTGGGGGCTACACCAGATTGTG AAAGCCCTCAGCTTCCTGGTCAACGACTGCAGCCTCATCCACAACAATGTCTGCATGGCCGCTGTGTTCGTGGACCGTGCTGGCGAGTGGAAGCTTGGGGGCCTGGACTACATGTATTCAGCCCAGGGCAATGGTGGGGGACCTCCCCGCAAGGGGATCCCTGAGCTTGAGCAGTATGATCCCCCGGAGTTGGCTGATGGTAGCGGCAGAGCGGTCAGAGAGAAATG GTCAGCTGACATGTGGCGTTTGGGCTGCCTCATCTGGGAAGTCTTCAATGGGCCCCTACCTCGAGCGGCAGCCCTGCGAAACCCTGGGAAG ATCCCCAAATCACTGGTGCCCCATTACTGCGAACTGGTCGGAGCCAACCCCAAGGTGCGTCCCAACCCAGCCCGCTTCCTGCAGAACTGCCGGGCGCCTGGTGGCTTCATGAACAACCGCTTCGTGGAGACCAACCTCTTCCTGGAAGAGATTCAG ATTAAAGAGCCAGCTGAGAAGCAAAAGTTCTTCCAAGAGCTGAGCAAAAGCCTGGACTCGTTCCCTGAGGATTTCTGCCGGCACAAGGTGCTGCCCCAGCTGCTGACTGCCTTCGAGTTTGGCAGTGCGGGGGCCGTGGTCCTCACACCCCTATTCAAG GTGGGTAAGTTCCTCAACGCCGAGGAGTATCAGCAGAAGATCATCCCTGTCGTGGTCAAAATGTTCTCCTCGACTGACCGGGCCATGCGCATTCGCCTCCTGCAGCAG ATGGAGCAGTTCATCCAGTACCTTGATGAGCCAACAGTCAACACCCAGATCTTTCCCCACGTTGTGCACGGTTTCCTGGACACCAACCCTGCCATCCGGGAGCAGACAGTCAAG TCCATGCTGCTTCTGGCCCCAAAGCTGAATGAGACCAACCTCAATGTGGAGCTGATGAAGCACTTCGCGCGGCTGCAGGCCAAGGACGAGCAGGGCCCCATCCGTTGCAACACCACCGTGTGCCTGGGCAAGATCGGCTCCTACCTCAGTGCCAGT ACCAGACACAGGGTCCTCACCTCCGCCTTTAGCCGGGCCACAAAGGACCCATTTGCACCATCCCGGGTCGCGGGCGTTTTGGGTTTTGCCGCTACCCACAACCTCTACTCGATGAACGACTGCGCCCACAAGATCCTGCCTGTGCTCTGTGGCCTCACTGTGGATCCTGAGAAATCCGTGCGAGACCAG GCCTTCAAGGCCATTCGAAGCTTCCTGTCCAAACTGGAGTCTGTGTCAGAGGACCCCACACAGCTGGCCGAAGTGG AGAAGGATGTCCACGCAGCCTCCAGCCCCGGGATGGGAGGAGCCGCAGCCAGCTGGGCAGGCTGGGCCGTGACGGGGGTCTCCTCGCTCACATCTAAGCTGATCCGGGCACATCCCACGGCTGCCCTGGCCGAGACCAACGTCCCCCAGAGACCTGCGCCTGAGG GACTTCCTGCTCCAGCCCCTACCCCTGTGCCTGCCACGCCTACGACCTCAGGCCCCTGGGAGACCCAGGAGGAGAGCAAGGACACGGAAGAGGACAGCAGTGCTGCTGACAGATGGGATGATGAGGACTGGGGAAGCCTGGAG CAGGAGGCCGAATCTGTGTTGGCTCAGCGGGATGACTGGAGTACTGGGAACCAAGCCAGCCGGGCTGGGCAGGTGAGCTGGGCGGGACAGAGCGTGTGTACGGGGGAGCGGGGTgcccctgctcctccctccccttctctagCACTGTCTCCGCTGCCTCTTCTACAGGCCAGCAACCCTGGCCACAGATCCCAGGAGTCAGACTGGAGCAGTTGGGAAGCTGAGGGCTCGTGGGAGCAAGACTGGCAGGAGCCAAGCCCCCCGGCGCCACCCCCTGAGGGCACACGGCTGGCCAGCGAGTATAACTGGGGTGGACCGGAGCCTAGTGACAAAGGCGACCCTTTTGCTGCCCTGTCAGTGCATCGGGAGGCTGGGGCGCAG TCGAGGCGAGACTCATGGGGTGATGACAACTGGGAAGGCCTGGAGACCGAGAGCA GACAGGCGAAGGCGGAGCTAGCCCGGAAGAAGCGCGAGGAGCGAAGGAGGGAGATGGAGGCAAAACGCGCTGAGAAAAAGGCAGCCAAGGGTCCCATGAAGCTGGGAACCCGGAAGCTGGACTGA
- the SCYL1 gene encoding N-terminal kinase-like protein isoform X4, which produces MWFFARDPVRDFPFELSPEPPEGSPPGPWVLHRGRKKATGSPVSIFVYDVKPGAEEQTQVAKAAFKRLKTLRHPNILAYIDGLETDKCLHVVTEAVTPLGVYLKARAEAGGLKELELSWGLHQIVKALSFLVNDCSLIHNNVCMAAVFVDRAGEWKLGGLDYMYSAQGNGGGPPRKGIPELEQYDPPELADGSGRAVREKWSADMWRLGCLIWEVFNGPLPRAAALRNPGKIPKSLVPHYCELVGANPKVRPNPARFLQNCRAPGGFMNNRFVETNLFLEEIQIKEPAEKQKFFQELSKSLDSFPEDFCRHKVLPQLLTAFEFGSAGAVVLTPLFKVGKFLNAEEYQQKIIPVVVKMFSSTDRAMRIRLLQQMEQFIQYLDEPTVNTQIFPHVVHGFLDTNPAIREQTVKSMLLLAPKLNETNLNVELMKHFARLQAKDEQGPIRCNTTVCLGKIGSYLSASTRHRVLTSAFSRATKDPFAPSRVAGVLGFAATHNLYSMNDCAHKILPVLCGLTVDPEKSVRDQAFKAIRSFLSKLESVSEDPTQLAEVEKDVHAASSPGMGGAAASWAGWAVTGVSSLTSKLIRAHPTAALAETNVPQRPAPEGLPAPAPTPVPATPTTSGPWETQEESKDTEEDSSAADRWDDEDWGSLEEAESVLAQRDDWSTGNQASRAGQASNPGHRSQESDWSSWEAEGSWEQDWQEPSPPAPPPEGTRLASEYNWGGPEPSDKGDPFAALSVHREAGAQSRRDSWGDDNWEGLETESRQAKAELARKKREERRREMEAKRAEKKAAKGPMKLGTRKLD; this is translated from the exons ATGTGGTTCTTTGCCCGGGACCCGGTCCGGGATTTCCCGTTCGAGCTCAGCCCGGAACCCCCCGAGGGCAGCCCGCCGGGACCCTGGGTCCTGCACCGCGGCCGCAAGAAG gccaCAGGGAGCCCGGTGTCCATCTTCGTGTATGACGTGAAGCCCGGTGCCGAAGAGCAGACCCAGGTGGCCAAAGCTGCCTTCAAGCGCCTCAAAACTCTCCGGCACCCCAATATCCTTGCCTACATCGATGGGCTGGAG ACAGACAAATGCCTCCACGTAGTGACAGAGGCTGTGACCCCGCTGGGAGTATACCTCAAGGCGCGAGCGGAGGCCGGTGGCCTGAAGGAGCTGGAGCTCTCCTGGGGGCTACACCAGATTGTG AAAGCCCTCAGCTTCCTGGTCAACGACTGCAGCCTCATCCACAACAATGTCTGCATGGCCGCTGTGTTCGTGGACCGTGCTGGCGAGTGGAAGCTTGGGGGCCTGGACTACATGTATTCAGCCCAGGGCAATGGTGGGGGACCTCCCCGCAAGGGGATCCCTGAGCTTGAGCAGTATGATCCCCCGGAGTTGGCTGATGGTAGCGGCAGAGCGGTCAGAGAGAAATG GTCAGCTGACATGTGGCGTTTGGGCTGCCTCATCTGGGAAGTCTTCAATGGGCCCCTACCTCGAGCGGCAGCCCTGCGAAACCCTGGGAAG ATCCCCAAATCACTGGTGCCCCATTACTGCGAACTGGTCGGAGCCAACCCCAAGGTGCGTCCCAACCCAGCCCGCTTCCTGCAGAACTGCCGGGCGCCTGGTGGCTTCATGAACAACCGCTTCGTGGAGACCAACCTCTTCCTGGAAGAGATTCAG ATTAAAGAGCCAGCTGAGAAGCAAAAGTTCTTCCAAGAGCTGAGCAAAAGCCTGGACTCGTTCCCTGAGGATTTCTGCCGGCACAAGGTGCTGCCCCAGCTGCTGACTGCCTTCGAGTTTGGCAGTGCGGGGGCCGTGGTCCTCACACCCCTATTCAAG GTGGGTAAGTTCCTCAACGCCGAGGAGTATCAGCAGAAGATCATCCCTGTCGTGGTCAAAATGTTCTCCTCGACTGACCGGGCCATGCGCATTCGCCTCCTGCAGCAG ATGGAGCAGTTCATCCAGTACCTTGATGAGCCAACAGTCAACACCCAGATCTTTCCCCACGTTGTGCACGGTTTCCTGGACACCAACCCTGCCATCCGGGAGCAGACAGTCAAG TCCATGCTGCTTCTGGCCCCAAAGCTGAATGAGACCAACCTCAATGTGGAGCTGATGAAGCACTTCGCGCGGCTGCAGGCCAAGGACGAGCAGGGCCCCATCCGTTGCAACACCACCGTGTGCCTGGGCAAGATCGGCTCCTACCTCAGTGCCAGT ACCAGACACAGGGTCCTCACCTCCGCCTTTAGCCGGGCCACAAAGGACCCATTTGCACCATCCCGGGTCGCGGGCGTTTTGGGTTTTGCCGCTACCCACAACCTCTACTCGATGAACGACTGCGCCCACAAGATCCTGCCTGTGCTCTGTGGCCTCACTGTGGATCCTGAGAAATCCGTGCGAGACCAG GCCTTCAAGGCCATTCGAAGCTTCCTGTCCAAACTGGAGTCTGTGTCAGAGGACCCCACACAGCTGGCCGAAGTGG AGAAGGATGTCCACGCAGCCTCCAGCCCCGGGATGGGAGGAGCCGCAGCCAGCTGGGCAGGCTGGGCCGTGACGGGGGTCTCCTCGCTCACATCTAAGCTGATCCGGGCACATCCCACGGCTGCCCTGGCCGAGACCAACGTCCCCCAGAGACCTGCGCCTGAGG GACTTCCTGCTCCAGCCCCTACCCCTGTGCCTGCCACGCCTACGACCTCAGGCCCCTGGGAGACCCAGGAGGAGAGCAAGGACACGGAAGAGGACAGCAGTGCTGCTGACAGATGGGATGATGAGGACTGGGGAAGCCTGGAG GAGGCCGAATCTGTGTTGGCTCAGCGGGATGACTGGAGTACTGGGAACCAAGCCAGCCGGGCTGGGCAG GCCAGCAACCCTGGCCACAGATCCCAGGAGTCAGACTGGAGCAGTTGGGAAGCTGAGGGCTCGTGGGAGCAAGACTGGCAGGAGCCAAGCCCCCCGGCGCCACCCCCTGAGGGCACACGGCTGGCCAGCGAGTATAACTGGGGTGGACCGGAGCCTAGTGACAAAGGCGACCCTTTTGCTGCCCTGTCAGTGCATCGGGAGGCTGGGGCGCAG TCGAGGCGAGACTCATGGGGTGATGACAACTGGGAAGGCCTGGAGACCGAGAGCA GACAGGCGAAGGCGGAGCTAGCCCGGAAGAAGCGCGAGGAGCGAAGGAGGGAGATGGAGGCAAAACGCGCTGAGAAAAAGGCAGCCAAGGGTCCCATGAAGCTGGGAACCCGGAAGCTGGACTGA